CGATTTCCTTTCAAACCGACCGTCGCGGACGGCCGTTCCAATTGTTGTTTGAGTTGCTGCCGGGCCCGAAACAGACGGGTGTTGACCGTCGCCAGTTTCAGTCCGAGTTGGTCGGCGATTTCATCGCCGCTGAACCCCCACAACACCTGTAACAACAAAGGTTCCTTAAATTGTGCATCCAGCGACAGAATAGCCTGGTACAGCGCCTGTCGTTCCATTTGCCGTTCCGGCTCCCGATCGACGCTGTCGGCGATCATCGCCTCTTCCATTGCCACCCACTCCGGTGATTGCTTTTCAAAACGACGGGCATTTTCACGGCGCAGAATCGTCATCAACCAGGCTTTAGCGGCTTGCTCGTCCTGCAACTTGTCCAAGGCTTTCCAGGCACGGGAAAAGGTTTCCTGCACCAAATCCTCGGCCACATTCGCGTCCTTGCTCATCCAAAACGCATAGCGATACAGGTCTTTGGCGTAAGCGCGGACCAATTGATCAAAAAACAGCGTTTTATTCGACATTCGATTCCATCCCGTTGGATTACCTTTGTAACCGTTGGTTTAAACCAAAGGTTCCTTAATAAGACCGCCCTTTCCTCGAATTGTTTCAAAACCGTTCGAAATAATCGCGCCTCAAGCCGCTTTCGGCTTCACCATCATCTGGTGCACCACCGAGGCATTGAAAACCAGAATGAACCAGAGCAGATACAGCCACAGCAAAAACAGCGGAATCACCGCAAA
The nucleotide sequence above comes from Hydrogenovibrio thermophilus. Encoded proteins:
- a CDS encoding sigma-70 family RNA polymerase sigma factor, which gives rise to MSNKTLFFDQLVRAYAKDLYRYAFWMSKDANVAEDLVQETFSRAWKALDKLQDEQAAKAWLMTILRRENARRFEKQSPEWVAMEEAMIADSVDREPERQMERQALYQAILSLDAQFKEPLLLQVLWGFSGDEIADQLGLKLATVNTRLFRARQQLKQQLERPSATVGLKGNRT